From Phragmites australis chromosome 5, lpPhrAust1.1, whole genome shotgun sequence, a single genomic window includes:
- the LOC133919063 gene encoding V-type proton ATPase 16 kDa proteolipid subunit-like: protein MAASTFSGDETAPFFGFLGAAAALVFSCMGAAYGTAKSGVGVASMGVMRPELVMKSIVPVVMAGVLGIYGLIIAVIISTGINPKAKPYFLFDGYAHLSSGLACGLAGLAAGMAIGIVGDAGVRANAQQPKLFVGMILILIFAEALALYGLIVGIILSSRAGQSRAD from the exons ATGGCCGCGTCCACCTTCAGCGGCGACGAGACGGCGCCCTTCTTCGGGTTCCtaggcgccgcggcggcgctggTGTTCTCGTGTATGGGCGCCGCGTACGGCACGGCCAAGAGCGGCGTCGGGGTGGCGTCGATGGGCGTGATGCGGCCGGAGCTGGTCATGAAGTCGATCGTGCCCGTGGTCATGGCGGGAGTGCTCGGCATCTACGGCCTCATCATCGCCGTCATCATCAGCACCGGGATCAACCCCAAGGCCAAGCCCTACTTCCTCTTCGACGGCTACGCCCACTTATCGTCCGGCCTCGCCTGCGGCCTCGCTGGACTCGCCGCCGGAATGGCCATCGGCATCGTCGGCGACGCTGGCGTCAG GGCAAATGCTCAGCAGCCAAAATTGTTCGTTGGTATGATTCTCATCCTCATCTTTGCTGAAGCGCTTGCACTCTACGGCCTCATTGTCGGCATCATCTTGTCATCTCGTGCTGGTCAATCCCGAGCAGACTAG